One Lysinibacillus fusiformis genomic window carries:
- a CDS encoding N-acetylmuramoyl-L-alanine amidase: MFTIHSANASGGFDDISPKHEAYEEINYLVSLGVIKGYKENGKTYYKPNNNVTRGQVAKMVVVASGNKPLVVSKSNFSDVAVGTELSGYVERAVQLGLFATNTKGQFLPNKPLTRDEMSYVLTKAFKLDASAYENIDSPFVDVGITHPYVQYINTIYYNGITKGSGQNYNPNSQVTRAQFALFVARAKSEKYRLELPVKGDSVPDTKQVIGLVQVTTDGLNIRKSKDSTSSTNVVGTVNNGGKLSVYAVEGDWLKVTYKGAYAYIYKTYAQFLDADGNALGNIQKQVTTTQSMNVYVKATSSSKIISTVNSKVKLPVYKTVNGYYLTVVNGLPGYIVANSTEDVEVEQPKPNPDPPTPPVSGDLLGRATVGSLNVRKEANSTSTVLGKLNKGDYVHVNSINGYWAQITFEGQTGYVHKSYLKLLNQGNPLKNRIIILDPGHGGKDPGAVVGSISEKSITLKVTTLVKQKLEAAGAQVKMTRTGDTYPSLQDRVDFTDANFGEIFVSIHVNSASSTSAQGTETYYAISTGDMYQEDIDLATFVNNQIVTNLNMKNRGVKEQQYYVIRNTLIPAILVELGFLTNSEDRGKMTDDQYVELFAESIYKGISQYYAKQ; this comes from the coding sequence ATGTTTACTATACATAGTGCAAATGCAAGTGGCGGTTTTGATGATATTTCCCCAAAGCATGAAGCTTATGAAGAGATCAATTATTTAGTTAGTTTAGGTGTTATTAAAGGTTATAAGGAAAACGGGAAAACGTACTATAAACCAAATAATAATGTGACACGTGGACAAGTAGCAAAAATGGTTGTAGTTGCCTCTGGGAACAAACCATTAGTTGTTAGCAAGTCAAACTTTTCAGATGTAGCAGTTGGTACTGAGCTCTCAGGCTACGTAGAACGTGCCGTTCAGTTAGGTCTCTTTGCAACAAACACAAAAGGGCAATTTTTACCGAACAAGCCTTTAACACGTGATGAAATGAGTTATGTACTAACAAAGGCATTTAAGCTCGATGCTAGTGCTTATGAAAATATAGATTCTCCATTTGTGGACGTTGGTATCACGCATCCTTACGTTCAATATATTAATACTATTTACTATAATGGTATTACAAAAGGTAGCGGTCAGAATTATAATCCAAATAGTCAAGTAACACGTGCGCAATTTGCATTATTTGTAGCACGTGCCAAAAGTGAAAAATATCGATTAGAGTTACCTGTAAAGGGTGATTCTGTTCCAGATACAAAACAGGTTATTGGTTTAGTTCAAGTAACAACAGATGGGCTAAATATTCGTAAATCAAAAGATTCTACTTCTAGTACGAATGTTGTAGGTACAGTCAATAATGGTGGTAAACTATCAGTCTATGCTGTTGAAGGAGACTGGTTAAAAGTAACCTATAAAGGCGCTTATGCTTATATTTATAAAACGTATGCACAGTTCTTAGATGCGGATGGTAATGCATTAGGTAATATCCAAAAACAAGTAACAACGACACAAAGTATGAATGTGTATGTGAAAGCGACATCTTCATCAAAAATTATTTCAACCGTTAATAGTAAAGTGAAATTGCCTGTCTATAAGACGGTGAATGGCTACTATTTAACAGTAGTAAATGGTCTGCCTGGATATATAGTAGCAAATAGTACAGAGGACGTTGAAGTGGAACAACCTAAGCCAAATCCAGATCCACCAACTCCACCTGTATCAGGTGACTTACTAGGGCGTGCAACTGTTGGTAGTTTAAACGTACGTAAAGAAGCAAACTCTACTTCTACGGTATTAGGCAAATTAAATAAAGGCGATTACGTGCATGTCAACAGTATTAATGGCTACTGGGCACAAATTACTTTTGAAGGCCAAACAGGTTATGTGCACAAATCTTACTTAAAGCTGTTAAACCAAGGTAATCCGTTGAAAAATCGTATTATCATTCTTGACCCTGGACATGGTGGCAAGGATCCAGGTGCTGTAGTGGGTTCAATTTCAGAAAAGTCCATTACATTAAAAGTTACTACACTTGTAAAGCAAAAGCTTGAAGCGGCAGGCGCACAAGTAAAGATGACACGTACAGGTGATACGTACCCATCATTACAAGATCGCGTTGATTTTACGGATGCCAACTTCGGTGAAATCTTTGTGAGTATCCATGTCAACTCAGCATCAAGCACCTCTGCACAAGGTACTGAAACATATTATGCTATTTCAACAGGAGATATGTATCAGGAAGATATTGACTTAGCGACTTTTGTAAACAATCAAATTGTTACAAACTTAAATATGAAAAATCGTGGTGTAAAAGAGCAACAATACTATGTCATTCGTAACACGTTAATTCCAGCGATTTTAGTAGAGCTAGGCTTCCTTACAAATAGTGAAGATCGTGGTAAAATGACAGACGATCAATATGTCGAGTTATTTGCAGAATCTATTTATAAAGGAATTTCTCAATATTACGCAAAACAATAA
- a CDS encoding N-acetylmuramoyl-L-alanine amidase — MFTIHSANASGDFEDISPKYEAYEEISYLVSLGVIKGYTENGKTYYKPYNKVTRGQVAKMVVVASGNKPLVVNKSNFSDVAVGTELSGYVERVAQLGFFATNTKGEFLPNKPLTRDEMSYVLTKAFKLDVSKYENVNSPFVDVSIKHPYVQYINTIYYNGITRGSGQNYNPNSQVTRAQFALFVARAKSEKYRLELPVKDVDVPDASQIIGSVQVTTDGLNIRNTKDSSSNSNIVGTVNKGDKLSVYAAEGDWLKVSSKDGYTYIYKTYAQFLDADGNTLGNVQKQVTTIQDHPVYVKPNSTSKTISTLNSNVKLPVYKKVNGYYLTIVNGLPGYIVANGTEDVEVGQPSTPDPALKPAPTPDPITPPVTGDLLGRVTVDNLNIRKEANSTSTVLGKLSKGEYVQVNSIYDYWAQVTFEDQTGYVHKSYLKLLNQSGNPLKDRIIIIDPGHGGKDPGTSFGSIYEKNITLKVGTLVKNKLEAAGAKVLMPRTGDTFPTPQDRVDFTHANYGEIFVSIHVNSAANTAAQGTETYYAKTAGDMYEEDIDLATFVNNQIVKNINMNDRKVKEFKYIVIANTNIPAILVELGFLTNSEDRGKLTDDQYVELFAESIYKGITQYYEKQ, encoded by the coding sequence ATGTTTACTATACATAGTGCAAATGCAAGTGGTGATTTTGAAGATATTTCTCCAAAATATGAAGCTTATGAAGAGATTAGTTATTTAGTTAGCTTAGGTGTTATTAAAGGTTATACGGAAAATGGGAAAACGTACTATAAACCATATAACAAAGTAACACGTGGACAAGTAGCCAAAATGGTTGTAGTTGCTTCTGGGAACAAACCATTAGTAGTTAACAAATCAAACTTTTCAGATGTAGCAGTAGGTACGGAGCTTTCAGGCTACGTAGAACGTGTTGCACAACTTGGTTTCTTTGCAACAAATACAAAAGGTGAATTTTTACCAAACAAGCCGTTAACTCGTGATGAAATGAGTTATGTGTTAACCAAGGCATTTAAACTGGATGTAAGTAAATACGAAAATGTTAATTCCCCATTTGTTGACGTTAGTATTAAACACCCTTACGTTCAATATATAAATACGATTTACTATAATGGTATTACAAGGGGAAGCGGCCAAAATTATAATCCAAATAGCCAAGTAACACGTGCGCAGTTTGCGTTATTTGTAGCGCGTGCAAAAAGTGAAAAGTATCGTTTAGAGTTACCTGTAAAAGATGTGGATGTACCTGATGCATCACAGATTATTGGGTCAGTTCAAGTAACGACTGATGGATTAAATATTCGTAATACTAAAGATTCTTCATCTAATTCTAACATTGTGGGCACAGTGAATAAAGGTGATAAACTATCAGTCTATGCAGCTGAAGGAGACTGGTTAAAAGTTTCGTCAAAAGATGGCTATACTTATATTTATAAAACGTATGCTCAGTTTTTAGATGCAGATGGTAATACTTTAGGGAATGTTCAAAAGCAAGTAACAACAATACAAGATCATCCTGTTTACGTGAAACCAAACTCTACTTCAAAGACTATTTCTACTCTAAATAGTAATGTGAAATTACCTGTTTATAAAAAGGTTAATGGCTACTATTTAACAATAGTAAATGGTTTACCAGGCTATATCGTAGCGAATGGTACAGAGGATGTTGAAGTGGGGCAACCTTCTACGCCAGATCCAGCCCTAAAGCCAGCTCCAACTCCAGATCCAATCACGCCACCAGTTACAGGTGACTTACTTGGTCGAGTGACAGTTGACAATTTAAATATCCGTAAAGAGGCTAACTCTACGTCTACGGTTTTAGGTAAGCTTAGTAAGGGTGAATATGTTCAAGTGAACAGTATTTATGATTACTGGGCACAAGTTACTTTTGAAGATCAAACGGGCTACGTGCATAAGTCTTACTTAAAGCTATTAAATCAAAGTGGTAATCCGTTAAAAGATCGAATTATTATTATTGATCCAGGTCATGGTGGCAAGGATCCAGGAACTTCTTTCGGTTCTATTTACGAAAAAAACATTACATTAAAGGTTGGTACTCTTGTCAAGAATAAATTGGAGGCTGCAGGTGCAAAGGTATTGATGCCTCGAACAGGGGATACATTTCCTACACCACAAGATCGTGTTGACTTTACACATGCTAATTACGGTGAAATCTTCGTAAGTATCCATGTTAACTCAGCAGCGAATACTGCTGCACAAGGTACCGAAACATATTACGCTAAAACAGCAGGTGATATGTATGAAGAAGACATTGATCTTGCGACATTTGTAAATAATCAAATTGTTAAAAACATAAATATGAACGATCGTAAGGTCAAAGAATTCAAATACATTGTAATTGCTAACACGAATATTCCAGCCATCTTGGTTGAACTTGGCTTCCTAACAAATAGTGAAGACCGCGGTAAATTGACAGATGATCAATATGTTGAGTTATTTGCAGAATCCATCTATAAAGGGATTACTCAATATTACGAAAAACAATAA
- a CDS encoding S-layer homology domain-containing protein: protein MKNNGNVPARGTLKVEILDTNGQVVGQGHERYIPGLAADATTDNADRKDVSTHTEKYQIFMPGNLAAGIYTIRTSFIEGRDDRKNVDEKFATIAEIKTLTRSKGSNKATIAAAPLFQDVTTSTSGYYDIKNLHALGVIKGNNGKFNPQGTLTRIQATEMVLRALGITASSSASMNASDLKPSDYGYAVLATGIRYGIISLENGKINAHQPMTRADMAHALVNGFQLQGISSNTFSDVPTNHAYNKDIQALFALGITTGYADKTFKPSGTVTRQNFAQFVNRTLYANSK, encoded by the coding sequence GTGAAAAACAACGGGAATGTACCTGCTCGTGGTACATTAAAAGTGGAGATTTTAGACACAAACGGTCAAGTGGTTGGTCAAGGACATGAACGCTATATCCCAGGTCTAGCGGCCGATGCTACAACGGATAACGCTGACCGAAAAGACGTTAGTACCCATACTGAAAAATATCAAATATTTATGCCTGGAAATTTAGCTGCTGGTATATATACGATTCGTACATCTTTTATCGAAGGCCGTGATGATCGTAAAAATGTTGACGAAAAATTCGCAACGATTGCAGAAATTAAAACGCTCACACGCTCAAAAGGTTCCAATAAGGCAACAATTGCTGCCGCTCCATTGTTCCAAGATGTCACAACTTCAACTAGTGGCTACTACGATATTAAAAATTTACACGCCCTTGGTGTGATTAAAGGAAATAATGGGAAATTCAATCCTCAAGGGACATTAACACGCATACAAGCCACTGAAATGGTATTACGGGCCCTAGGCATCACTGCTTCAAGCTCAGCATCAATGAATGCCAGTGACCTGAAACCTAGTGATTACGGCTACGCAGTATTAGCAACAGGCATACGCTACGGGATTATCTCATTAGAAAATGGCAAAATAAACGCTCATCAGCCAATGACACGCGCTGATATGGCCCATGCACTTGTCAATGGCTTTCAACTACAAGGTATTTCTAGCAATACTTTTTCAGACGTACCTACTAATCATGCTTATAATAAAGATATCCAAGCCCTATTTGCATTGGGTATAACAACAGGTTATGCAGATAAAACATTTAAGCCAAGCGGTACTGTTACACGTCAAAACTTTGCACAGTTCGTTAACCGCACATTATACGCGAATTCTAAATAA
- a CDS encoding oligosaccharide repeat unit polymerase translates to MNKLKQVFTKVNKIDTFSPYFFLPFILVLYFFTSLFDFHRFDLFNVRVSILPAVLVALVCYYIGVYIIDKLQWTIPSFGLSFLGKYVIHFVVLLTLIGLASYLMMIFGGGLGISDESNRRNLDPKLNFFSQLLWYGILLLLSYKMILEKHMTWKKALVYGSIFAVVMFLFLLMGYRTPLIIMLFTGIIIFHYVVKRVKLTWFLTALLVIGVAFSMFGFLRVMTEDTSKEFNNRDQPDVELSETDKEKLLTVEQKVNLTPKWMRSLNGESVTGHIVLSKIIEYTQEEGYLNGEIHGGIFNTILPGEQISPRMKVTEVVNSLSVEEGKYITRPTRTTTPTFIGQLFLDGGYALVAIGFLLYGVLISLIYNKVKQGGIRSFHSVAYAFVITLFTVSMHTGLLDLIFILMLGFVIIASAIIKTDKSRVQY, encoded by the coding sequence ATGAATAAACTGAAACAAGTTTTTACAAAGGTTAACAAGATTGATACGTTTTCACCGTATTTCTTTTTACCTTTTATATTAGTGCTTTATTTCTTCACAAGTCTGTTCGATTTTCATCGATTTGATTTATTTAATGTGCGAGTATCCATTTTACCAGCTGTGCTAGTAGCGCTTGTGTGTTACTATATCGGCGTGTATATTATTGATAAGTTACAATGGACAATCCCATCATTTGGATTATCTTTCTTAGGGAAATATGTGATTCACTTTGTTGTGCTGTTAACTTTAATCGGCTTAGCTTCCTATTTAATGATGATTTTTGGTGGAGGTTTAGGAATTTCGGATGAATCCAATCGACGTAATCTTGACCCAAAACTGAACTTCTTTAGCCAATTGTTATGGTATGGGATTCTCTTGTTATTATCATACAAAATGATATTAGAAAAGCATATGACATGGAAAAAAGCATTGGTTTATGGCTCAATTTTTGCGGTTGTCATGTTCTTATTCTTATTAATGGGCTATCGTACACCGTTAATCATTATGTTATTTACAGGTATTATTATTTTCCACTATGTTGTGAAACGTGTGAAATTAACTTGGTTCCTAACAGCATTATTAGTGATAGGTGTAGCGTTTTCAATGTTTGGTTTCCTGCGAGTTATGACAGAGGATACATCAAAGGAATTCAATAATCGCGATCAACCAGATGTTGAATTATCAGAAACAGATAAAGAAAAACTTTTGACAGTAGAGCAAAAGGTAAATTTAACACCTAAGTGGATGCGTTCATTGAATGGTGAGAGTGTGACTGGTCATATCGTTTTAAGTAAGATTATCGAGTATACACAAGAGGAAGGTTACCTAAACGGTGAGATTCATGGAGGTATCTTCAATACTATTTTACCTGGTGAACAAATTTCACCGCGTATGAAGGTCACTGAGGTTGTAAACTCTTTAAGTGTAGAAGAAGGTAAATATATTACACGTCCAACGAGAACAACGACGCCTACTTTTATTGGACAGCTGTTCCTAGATGGTGGCTATGCGCTTGTGGCGATTGGCTTCTTATTGTACGGTGTATTAATTTCTCTCATCTATAATAAAGTGAAGCAAGGTGGTATTCGTAGCTTCCATTCAGTAGCCTATGCGTTTGTCATTACACTGTTTACTGTATCAATGCATACAGGTTTACTCGATTTAATCTTTATATTAATGCTCGGGTTTGTCATAATTGCGTCTGCGATTATTAAAACGGATAAAAGTAGAGTTCAATATTAA
- a CDS encoding S-layer homology domain-containing protein has translation MKKLSIIALLLTLVASLLWQPQMASADELSGHAHENGLRYLISKNAIVQDANGSYRPNDNVTRGEFASYLSKVLKLEANDGKVFTDVPDTYMYLTDIQLAATAGIITGYADGTFKPDAAISRQHMAIMLERAIDYLNIPKGTSSITFKDNASIIKDYRPAVAVGAHLGIINGSNGYFMPEKNATIGQAATFIQRLMLLSGDSTADFSTYAIKEIANGALVGNQSFSSFDAADKAITKNTQVIVQKDKIVKMASGYVVTNKYVALNSETIKDQISVAGNTEMEYISSDATQVKVRLAGQVGYLKQADVTLIPFSLSKGRAYYTNENGEIKHTLFDYNTNKYSSSYVYGKAPAFMKQGEKYYSWNGIYFTNGNGSSKGEAYNYYQFLPARATTQYTAEELDAYIMNKLAEIESTGITLYKDATKKSKLIGLGQTLKDVEANSKINAMLILALAQHESAYGMSDHAQNLNNLFGLYVYDTNPLNKEFESVAVNINELVEKFLQPNYITPGGSPGRNYANGAVVGSKELGFNVKYASDPYWGAKIAGHYYRAEKVLGFKDASNPYTIGLTTSTGLNVRTDASTSNSPLFTYARSGMPVIITNTGTNGWYEVLSDKLHSGTAYISKDYLQVINTVK, from the coding sequence ATGAAAAAACTATCAATTATTGCATTGCTTTTAACATTAGTAGCTTCGCTATTATGGCAACCCCAAATGGCATCTGCTGATGAGCTTTCAGGGCATGCACATGAAAATGGTCTTCGTTATTTAATTTCGAAAAACGCTATAGTACAAGATGCAAACGGAAGCTATCGACCAAATGACAATGTTACACGCGGCGAATTTGCTTCTTATTTATCAAAGGTACTTAAACTGGAAGCGAACGATGGAAAAGTGTTTACGGATGTCCCAGATACATATATGTATTTGACAGATATTCAGCTTGCTGCGACAGCTGGAATTATCACTGGATACGCTGATGGTACATTTAAACCTGATGCTGCTATTTCAAGACAGCATATGGCGATTATGTTGGAAAGAGCCATCGACTATTTAAACATCCCTAAAGGTACTTCCTCTATTACGTTCAAGGATAATGCATCGATTATTAAAGACTACCGCCCAGCCGTAGCAGTTGGTGCTCATCTCGGTATTATTAACGGTTCTAATGGCTACTTTATGCCCGAAAAAAATGCCACAATTGGACAAGCTGCGACATTCATTCAACGTTTAATGCTTCTTTCTGGTGATTCAACTGCCGACTTCTCTACGTACGCTATTAAAGAGATTGCTAATGGTGCTCTTGTTGGTAATCAAAGCTTCTCTAGTTTCGATGCAGCTGATAAAGCAATCACAAAAAACACACAGGTCATCGTTCAAAAAGATAAAATTGTAAAAATGGCTTCAGGCTATGTTGTCACAAATAAATATGTAGCACTGAATTCAGAAACAATTAAAGATCAAATTTCTGTTGCGGGAAATACCGAAATGGAATATATCAGCAGTGACGCAACACAAGTAAAAGTACGACTAGCTGGTCAAGTTGGTTATTTGAAACAGGCCGATGTTACATTAATCCCATTTTCATTAAGTAAAGGACGCGCTTACTATACAAATGAAAATGGTGAAATCAAACATACATTATTTGATTACAATACAAATAAATATTCTTCCAGCTACGTATACGGTAAAGCGCCTGCCTTCATGAAGCAGGGTGAAAAATACTATAGCTGGAACGGTATTTATTTTACAAATGGCAATGGTTCATCTAAAGGTGAAGCCTATAACTATTATCAGTTTTTACCAGCCCGCGCAACAACACAATATACGGCTGAAGAACTTGATGCTTATATTATGAATAAACTAGCTGAGATTGAAAGCACGGGTATTACACTTTATAAAGATGCAACAAAGAAAAGTAAACTAATTGGTTTAGGGCAAACATTAAAAGATGTTGAAGCCAATTCTAAAATCAATGCGATGCTGATTTTAGCACTTGCACAACATGAAAGTGCTTATGGTATGAGTGATCATGCACAAAACTTAAATAACCTATTCGGTTTATATGTATATGACACAAACCCTCTTAACAAAGAATTTGAAAGTGTTGCTGTCAATATTAATGAACTGGTTGAGAAGTTCTTACAACCAAATTACATTACACCAGGTGGTTCGCCTGGCAGAAACTATGCGAATGGTGCAGTAGTAGGTTCAAAAGAACTCGGCTTTAACGTAAAATACGCTTCAGACCCATATTGGGGCGCTAAAATCGCCGGACACTACTACCGTGCTGAAAAAGTATTAGGCTTTAAGGATGCAAGCAATCCTTATACAATCGGTCTAACAACTTCAACTGGCTTAAATGTACGTACAGACGCATCGACAAGCAATAGCCCACTCTTCACTTATGCAAGAAGCGGCATGCCTGTCATTATCACAAACACTGGCACAAATGGCTGGTATGAAGTGCTTTCTGATAAGCTCCATTCAGGTACTGCATATATTAGCAAAGATTATTTACAAGTTATTAATACAGTGAAATAA
- a CDS encoding S-layer homology domain-containing protein: MKKIVKNLLILVVMMSMVVSPLNAYAFQTIKKDYRLSKGVQYKQYTYSNTYTNSINHLSINVGEQETEVQLGMPATVNGKESTVANANRHSSEGNRVVGAINASFYNMSEGYPLFLLAKNNIILNGGAVSNGSDQYMNVPTAFGMTSDGRGAIDYFDFDVTLSHKGTNYEMSGLNRERNIYESIIYTPQFYSKTTNTNEYGFEIVVDTGSPITENTFGQTLTGKVTQIKAYGSKEKLAIPSTGFVVSLQGGEWHSKLSQVAVGDEMSVNFSIDKLWQDAQFILASGPYLVKDGKPYIMMSTSSSRAKEVAPRTVVATSDNGQTVHFITVDGRQNHSKGMNMVQLANYLVALGVDRAINLDGGGSTTMGIRNYGSNNVVLANLPSNSGNTQRLVSATLQAVSTAPTGKATYMEFSNSTNYATMLVGASSSVSVQYVLDDNYTTLPLDGHLSLASQNETLKINGLNYTATQAGEERIYIGYDGTAVKSFPVKVVDAPTTMSVAPSSKTVSAGETVSFTVDAKDDSGKAIVYDPSQVKWSVEGNIGTITSNGKFTAQNAGTTGKVIATLGTKSHTATVSVAKAALFKDIPNNYMYYKEIEYLTANNIITGQADGTFRPNDKLTRAHAAVIISRALGLNTANVKNPSFKDIPANHMYYKQIAAVVEAGIMSGRENNTFDPNATLTRAQMAKIVALAYDLKGTSSITFKDVAKNHWAYTYIQQLAANKITTGYDGNIYKPNDAISRAHFGLFLYRAIHQ; the protein is encoded by the coding sequence ATGAAAAAAATAGTGAAAAATTTACTGATTTTAGTTGTCATGATGTCAATGGTTGTTAGTCCATTAAATGCCTATGCATTTCAAACAATAAAGAAGGATTATCGGCTTTCAAAGGGTGTGCAGTATAAACAATATACATACAGCAATACCTATACAAATTCTATTAATCATCTATCGATTAATGTAGGAGAACAAGAGACAGAAGTACAATTAGGCATGCCCGCAACAGTCAATGGAAAAGAATCGACTGTCGCGAATGCTAATCGTCATTCAAGCGAGGGAAATCGTGTAGTTGGTGCTATTAATGCAAGCTTTTACAATATGTCAGAAGGCTACCCATTATTTTTACTAGCTAAAAATAATATTATTTTAAATGGTGGTGCAGTTTCAAATGGCTCGGACCAATACATGAATGTTCCAACTGCTTTTGGGATGACATCAGATGGTCGTGGCGCTATCGATTATTTTGATTTTGATGTGACACTTTCACATAAGGGAACGAATTACGAAATGTCAGGTTTAAATCGTGAACGTAATATTTATGAATCGATTATTTACACACCACAGTTTTATAGTAAAACAACAAATACCAATGAATATGGTTTTGAAATTGTTGTAGATACAGGCTCACCGATTACTGAAAATACATTCGGTCAAACATTAACAGGTAAGGTAACACAAATTAAAGCATATGGATCGAAAGAAAAATTAGCAATTCCTTCAACTGGCTTCGTCGTATCCTTACAAGGTGGCGAATGGCACAGTAAACTAAGCCAAGTAGCCGTTGGAGATGAAATGAGTGTCAACTTCTCTATTGATAAGCTTTGGCAAGATGCGCAATTTATATTGGCGAGTGGTCCATACTTAGTAAAAGACGGTAAACCATATATTATGATGAGCACGTCAAGCTCTCGTGCAAAAGAAGTTGCACCACGTACAGTTGTAGCAACAAGTGATAATGGACAAACTGTGCATTTCATAACAGTTGATGGCCGTCAAAACCATAGTAAAGGTATGAATATGGTTCAGCTTGCAAATTATTTAGTTGCACTTGGTGTCGACAGAGCCATTAACTTAGACGGTGGTGGTTCAACAACAATGGGTATTCGAAATTATGGTAGCAATAATGTTGTATTAGCGAATCTCCCATCTAATTCAGGTAATACACAACGTCTTGTGTCTGCTACATTACAAGCTGTCAGTACAGCACCGACGGGCAAAGCAACATATATGGAATTCTCAAACAGCACAAATTATGCAACGATGTTAGTAGGTGCTTCGTCTAGCGTATCAGTTCAATATGTATTAGATGATAATTATACGACGCTTCCACTAGATGGCCACTTATCACTAGCATCACAAAATGAAACATTAAAAATTAATGGCTTAAACTATACGGCTACTCAGGCTGGTGAAGAAAGAATTTATATCGGTTATGACGGTACAGCTGTGAAATCATTCCCAGTCAAAGTAGTAGATGCACCAACAACGATGTCTGTTGCCCCAAGCTCTAAAACTGTGAGCGCAGGAGAAACTGTAAGCTTTACAGTAGATGCGAAGGATGATAGTGGCAAGGCTATTGTGTATGATCCATCTCAAGTGAAATGGTCGGTGGAAGGCAATATCGGTACAATTACTAGCAATGGGAAGTTTACTGCGCAAAATGCAGGTACTACTGGTAAAGTAATTGCAACGTTAGGAACGAAAAGTCATACTGCTACAGTGTCTGTAGCGAAGGCTGCTTTGTTTAAAGACATTCCAAATAATTATATGTATTATAAAGAAATTGAGTATTTAACGGCTAATAATATCATCACTGGACAAGCGGATGGCACATTTAGACCAAATGATAAGTTAACACGTGCCCATGCGGCGGTCATCATTAGTCGTGCCTTAGGCTTAAATACAGCTAATGTGAAAAATCCAAGCTTTAAAGATATTCCAGCTAACCATATGTACTATAAGCAAATTGCAGCTGTTGTGGAGGCGGGCATTATGAGTGGTCGAGAAAATAATACATTTGACCCGAATGCGACATTGACACGTGCACAAATGGCGAAAATTGTAGCATTGGCTTACGATTTAAAAGGTACAAGTAGCATTACATTTAAAGATGTAGCAAAAAATCATTGGGCCTACACGTATATCCAGCAACTAGCAGCGAATAAAATTACAACAGGTTATGATGGCAATATTTATAAGCCAAATGATGCGATTAGTCGAGCGCACTTCGGTCTATTCCTTTATAGAGCAATACATCAATAA